Proteins encoded within one genomic window of Comamonas endophytica:
- a CDS encoding efflux RND transporter periplasmic adaptor subunit: protein MKTDFLSSAPGSWRTAAIATAVIAALSVGAFALQASAQAPAEAAAPQAVPVAVARVVQQDVALWDEFSGRLEAVQRVDIRPRVAGAVQAVHFREGALVKKGDLLFTIDAAPFAAEVDRAQAQVVAAQARLSYTASEMERSTRLWQEQAIAQREHDERVNAQREADANLRAAQAALQAARLNLGYTQVRAPIAGRAGRIEVTEGNLVAAGAGAPVLTTLVSVSPIYASFDSDEQVVVRALDGLQAGQGGRSRIERIAVQMGTGTAGGTPHAGHLQLIDNQVNAQSGTVRVRAMFDNADGALMPGQFARIRMGQARSTEAVLVSERAVGTDQSRKYVMVVGEGDVAEYREVQLGAPFDGLRIVTAGLKAGERVVVNGLQRVRPGAHIAPQEVPMAAKQPAA, encoded by the coding sequence ATGAAAACCGATTTCCTTTCCTCCGCGCCGGGCAGCTGGCGCACCGCGGCCATAGCGACGGCCGTCATTGCCGCCTTGAGCGTCGGCGCCTTTGCCCTGCAGGCTTCGGCCCAGGCGCCTGCCGAGGCCGCTGCGCCGCAAGCCGTTCCCGTGGCGGTGGCGCGCGTGGTGCAGCAGGACGTGGCGCTGTGGGACGAGTTCTCCGGCCGGCTCGAAGCCGTGCAGCGCGTCGATATCCGCCCGCGCGTGGCCGGTGCCGTGCAGGCGGTGCATTTCCGCGAGGGCGCGCTGGTGAAGAAGGGCGATCTGCTGTTCACCATCGACGCAGCGCCCTTTGCCGCAGAGGTCGACCGCGCCCAGGCCCAGGTGGTCGCGGCCCAGGCCCGGCTGTCGTACACCGCCAGCGAGATGGAGCGCTCGACACGGCTGTGGCAGGAGCAGGCCATTGCCCAGCGCGAGCATGACGAGCGCGTGAACGCGCAGCGCGAGGCCGATGCCAACCTGCGCGCCGCGCAGGCCGCGCTGCAGGCCGCGCGGCTGAACCTGGGCTATACCCAGGTGCGCGCGCCCATTGCCGGGCGCGCGGGCCGCATCGAGGTGACCGAAGGCAATCTGGTGGCGGCGGGCGCGGGCGCGCCGGTGCTGACCACGCTGGTGTCGGTCAGCCCGATCTATGCCAGCTTCGACAGCGACGAGCAGGTCGTGGTGCGCGCGCTGGACGGGCTGCAGGCGGGCCAGGGCGGACGTTCCCGTATCGAGCGCATCGCGGTGCAGATGGGCACCGGCACGGCCGGCGGCACCCCGCATGCGGGCCATCTGCAATTGATCGACAACCAGGTCAATGCGCAAAGTGGCACGGTGCGCGTGCGCGCCATGTTCGACAACGCCGACGGGGCGCTGATGCCGGGCCAGTTCGCGCGCATCCGCATGGGGCAGGCGCGCAGCACCGAGGCGGTGCTGGTGAGCGAGCGTGCCGTGGGCACGGACCAGAGCCGCAAATACGTGATGGTCGTGGGCGAGGGCGACGTGGCCGAGTACCGCGAGGTGCAGCTGGGCGCGCCTTTCGACGGCCTGCGCATCGTGACCGCGGGCCTCAAGGCGGGCGAGCGCGTGGTCGTCAACGGCCTGCAGCGCGTGCGGCCCGGGGCCCACATCGCGCCTCAGGAAGTGCCGATGGCCGCCAAACAGCCCGCTGCCTGA